TTCCCCAATGCTCGCTTCGAGGGCGCCGCCAACGTGCTGCTGTTCGCCAATGCAGATGCCGCCAGCACCGCGCGCAACATGCTGAAAACCTGTGCCAATGGCCTGGAAGTCGGGCCCATCCTGATGGGCATGGCCAACCGGGCGCACATCGTCACGCCCACCATCACCGCCCGCGGCTTGTTGAATATTTCCGCGCTGGCCGGCACGCCGGTGCAGAATTACGGCTGATCGATTGTGGTAACCCGGATTGAATTCGTGTATTCATACATTGATTCAATCCGGGAGACGCCCATGCGTGGATTTATACTGACTCTGGCATTGCTGTTTGCACTGCCCACTTTTGCCGATGACAAGCAGGCACTCCAGCAGCTGCTTGATCAGTTTCTTGCCGGTGCCCATCTGAAGACCCAACACCAGCGGTTCTGGACCGACGATCTGATTTACACCAGTTCATCGGGCACTCGCTTCGGTAAAGCGGACATTCTCGCCGGTTTCAAAGATGACACACCCGCTGAAGCGCCCGACAGCGTGTATCGCGGTGAAGATGTGGATATCCGCCTGCTCGGCGATGTGGCCGTGGTGGCCTTTACGCTGGTGGGGGTGACCGGCGACAGCGAGCAACGCTATTTCAATACCGGCACCTTCATCAAGCGCGATGGCGAATGGCGCGCCATGGCCTGGCAGGCAACCAAGGCCCAGGCCAAGGACGTAGCTGGGAAATAGCGCCCATGATCAGCCATTTCTTCGCCTACATCAGCAAGCTTCGGTGGATTTCCCGATGGGGCTTAAAGCGCAATGCCATTGCTGAAAACGTCATGGAGCACAGCTGGGAAGTGGCGACCATTGCCCATGCCCTGGGTGTGATCCGCAACCGCGAATACGCCGGGCAGGTGGATGTATATCGCCTGGCCACGCTCGCGCTCTATCACGACTGCAGTGAAGTAATTACCGGCGATATGCCTTCGCCCATCAAATACCATTCACCCGCCATCAAAGATGCCTACAAGGCCATAGAGGCCAGTGCAGAAAGAGAACTGGTGGCTTTGTTGCCGGTCAATTTGCAGCAAGACTTTGCGGCGGTGATGTTGCACGAGCGCATGAGCGATGCTGAACAGCAACTGGTGAAAGCCGCCGATACGCTTTCAGCCTATTTAAAGTGCCAGGCCGAAATTGCGGCCGGCAATCGCGAATTTACCGGCGCGGCCGAAGATATTGCGCGCAGACTGAAGAAGCTCGCATTGCCGGAAGTGAATTATTTCCTGCGGGTGTTTGCGCCCAGTTATCAGCTGACCCTCGACGAACTATTGGCCACGGAAACTTGATCCGTGTCATGGCTTAGGCATGAGGCTGTGCTAGGGTGGTAGCTGAACCAATGCTTGGGAGGTGAACAATGGACGATCTGAAAAAACTGTTGGAAGACGCGTCAGCCCGGCTGAAAGATGTGCGGGAAAAAGTGAAATCCGGTGCAGACGAATTAGGCGATAAGGCTGAAGATTACCGTGATGCATTGGCGGCTAGCCTACATAAAATGGATCATCGGCTGCAGGAAGGATTACAACACCTGCACGAGAGCTCTGATGAGGCCCGCTTGCAGGCTCATCTGGCGGCAATGGAAGTCGGCGATTGGTGGCGCGGTGCCAGCAAAGAGCTGGACCAGCTGAGCCAGAAAGCGCGTACCGAAATGGATACCGCAGCACTCAAACTGCATTTAGCCAAACTGGAGGCTAAAGATTTCATGGCCCACGACGGTAAAGCTTACGCCCAACGATTTAACAAAGCCCGTAAAGACGCCGAGGCTGAGGCCCGTGATGTTTTAAAATACCTGCGTGAGCACGCCGAAAAAGTGGCGGCTAATTATCGCCGTGAAGGCCCCTGATATTTAACAGACTGCTATGCCACAACGCGTTTACGCCATTCCGGGTACCCAGTGTGATGAGCGCTTGTGGAACCCGTTGACAAGTCACCTGCCAGAATTGGAATGGATACACCTGCCAATCTCCACAGCGGATGGAATGGATCGGTTGGTGCAGGATCTGTTGCAGCAGTTGCCGCCAGAGCCGGTGGCGCTTCTGGGCTTTTCTCTGGGGGCCTATCTGGCCGCCGGTATGGCGTGCGCTGCACCTGCGCGTATTGAGCGTTTATTCCTGTGTTCCAATACCCCGTGCGCATTGCCCGATGAAGAATTGCAACAGCGAGAACAACTGCTGCAATGGGTGCGACGCAATGGCTATCAGGGCATCAGTGACCGCAAAATCCGCACCATGTTATCGCCCATCAATCACCACCGCATGGATGTGTTTGCCACCATTAAGGCAATGGATGCCAATCTGGGGGCCGCCTCGCTCGTACAGCAGCTATCCGCCACCAGCCGGCGGCAAGATTTGCTGACGCCCTTGAGTCAGCTTGCGATCCCGATCCACTTTTGCGCCGGGCGTGATGATGCGCTGGTCAGTGTGAGCTGGTTGTCAGCGTGGGAGGCACTCGGGAAGCTGCCCTGTTGCTGGGTGGAAAAAGCGGGCCACATGTTGCCTTTGGAAGCGCCGGAAGCCTTATCGGGCGCAATTCGTCGTTGGCTGGATTGTTCACCGGAGAATGTATCGCTGACCGATTAAGAGCGTATACGGATTTCAGTCTGTTGGCGTTTCCGACATTCTGGATGTTTCTGCCAGGCCTTTTATGTAGTTCACAAAGTCCGGGTCCTCCCCTTGCAGCATCTGCGGCAGCAGCGAGCGATAGTGGGGCTTGCGGCACCATTCAATAATGTAGTCTTCCCACGAGTTCCAGCGCCGTTTCTGTTTGGCGGTCATGGCATCTTCGTACAACAGCAGGTAAGCGCGCTCGAACAATGATGTGAGCATGCTGAAAATAATCAGTTGCCGCTCGCGCTGTTCTTCCGTCGCCGGCTCCAGACCGGTTTGGGAAAACAGCCGGAGGTCGGGATTGTCGAGCGCGACCCGCAGAAAATCCTGGTAGTTGTCTGACAGCAGCTGGTACACCTCTTCTTCCTCACTTTCCAGCGATTTCCGGTGCTCAAACAGAAACACGAAAATGGCCAGCGGCAGACCAATCACAGTGACGACGTAACTCAACAATTCCCAGGTTTCGGTAGAGGGCATAGGCGGTTTCCGTGGCAGGCTTTGCGGCCACTATAGCTGATCCCGTGGGCTTTTCAGTAGCCTGCTACACTTTCAATAGCGCAGTCCGCGCTGATTCAGGAGGAAGTGCAATGCACAAGAAGCCATTTGCCAACGCATCAGACCAGTCCGATATCGATCTCACGCCCATGCTGGACGTGGTGTTTATCCTGTTGATCTTCTTCATTGTCACCGCAAGCTTTGTGAAAGAGCAGGTACTGGACGTGTCCTTACCCGAGTCGATCACCGAAGATAAATCCACCGTGCAGCAGCCGATTGTGGTGAAAGTGGATGCAAGTAATCGCATCTGGCTGGAGGAAAGACAGGTGGATGCGAGGGCGCTCCGGGCCAATTTTGAACGGCTGCATGCGGAAGATCCGAAGGCGCCGGTCGTGGTGCGGGCGGACCTTAAATCCAACGCGGCAACTTATGTGGCGGTGGCCGATGCGGCCAGACAGGCGTCAATAGTGCAGGTGCAGCTGTTGCCGGTGAGCGAATCCATCTAGCAGGCTGCCTGCCGTTGTCATAAAAAAAGCCGCATTTGCGGCTTTTTTCGTGCTGGGCTTGTTAACCCAGGCTCAACCAAAACGCGGCCAATATGAGCAGCGGGCAAATGATCTTGACGTACAAAGGCCAGATCTTCCAGAACAGGGTTTGTGCGATATCTTCCTGGCCTTCCTGCAGCTCTTTCAGCAGTGCGTGGCGTTTGAATATCCAGCCGCAGTAGAGACAGATCACAACGCCAAGCAGCGGTTGGCTGTACTTAGTAGTCAGATCGATGACAAAGCCGAACAGGGTGCCGAAATTGAAAATCAGCAGGCAGGAGATGGCAAAGATACTGCCGCCAATCACCAATGCGGCGACCGGGCGTGACACGTTAAAACGCTCGACCGTCATGGAGACCGGCACTTCCAGCATGGAGATGGAGGAGGTTAGGGCGGCGATGGTCATCAGGGTGAAGAATGCCAGCGCGACGAAATTACCCGCCGGACCCATGGAGTCGAACAGAGGCGGCAGCACCTGGAACACGATGTCGGAGTCACCGATCAGATTGCCCGCGGCATCGGTAATGGTAATGCCGGCTTCCTGTGCCACAAACATGGCGGGCAGAATCAACAGGCCGGCGGTGAAGGCAATGCCGACATCAATGACCGTCACCAACGCACCCATGCGCGGCAGGCTTTCTTCCTTTGACAGATAGGAACCGTACACCAGCATGGTGCCCACACCCAGGCTCAGAGAGAAAAACGCCTGGCCCATGGCGGACACAATCAGGGTGGGTTCAAACACGCGGGACAGGTCAGGTAACAGGTATACCTTCAGGCCTTCCATGGCGCCCTTCTGGGTCAACACATAGGCGATCAGCAGGAGCAGCAGGCCAATGAGTGCCGGCATCAGTCGGCTGGACCACTTTTCAATCCCGTCCTGAACGCCGCTGGAAATAATGTACAGCGTCAGACCGGCAAACACGGCACTGGAGAGCAGGTTACGCTCGGTGCTCATGCTGGTGAGCCACTGGGTTGCCTGGTCTTGCCCCAGGAGGTCGGTGCCTGCGGCGGCCAGGTAGCAGATCATCCAGCCGGCGACGATGGTATAGAAACTGAGAATCAGGCTGGCGGTAATCACACCATAGAAGCCCGTAAACCGGCCAAAGAGCGAGGCGGCAGGCTTATCGGACAGGCCGCCCAGCGCGGTAACGATATTGGCCCGCGCATGCCGGCCAATCACCAGTTCGGCCATGAGTGCAGGGTAGGCCAGTAAAAAGGCGAGTACAAAATAGACCACCACAAACGCCGCTCCGCCATTGCTGGCGGTCTGGGTGGGGAAGCCCCAGATATTACCCAGACCCACTGCCGAACCGGCCGCAGCCATGATGAAACCGAATTTGGTGGAGAATTGACCTCGGGGTGCGCTCATTACATCGTCCGTTTTTCATTATTCTGGTGGGGCAGGCCGCAGGCCACTACCCCTTTGGTGTTATCTTAAACGGGCGAGGCGGAAAAATCCGCAATACGGGTGCTATCGGTTGTGGTCGCGTACGATGCGTTGCTTTTCACGGCCCCAGTCGCGATCTTTTTCGGTCTGACGCTTATCGTGTTCGGCCTTACCCTTGGCCAGAGCCACAGCGGCTTTGACCAGATGGTTTTTCCAATAGAGCGCGGTACACACCACGGTGTAGCCCTTTTGCTCAACCCCTTGCTGCAGGCGAGCGAGCTCGCGCCGGTGCAACAGCAGTTTGCGCTTGCGGTTGGGTTCCGCCACATAGTGCGTGGATACAGACTGGATGGGGGAAATAAGCGCGCCCATCAGCCAGGCTTCACCGCGGTGAAACTGAACAAAGCTGTCCACCAACTGTACCTTACCG
This region of Simiduia agarivorans SA1 = DSM 21679 genomic DNA includes:
- a CDS encoding sodium-dependent transporter, whose amino-acid sequence is MSAPRGQFSTKFGFIMAAAGSAVGLGNIWGFPTQTASNGGAAFVVVYFVLAFLLAYPALMAELVIGRHARANIVTALGGLSDKPAASLFGRFTGFYGVITASLILSFYTIVAGWMICYLAAAGTDLLGQDQATQWLTSMSTERNLLSSAVFAGLTLYIISSGVQDGIEKWSSRLMPALIGLLLLLIAYVLTQKGAMEGLKVYLLPDLSRVFEPTLIVSAMGQAFFSLSLGVGTMLVYGSYLSKEESLPRMGALVTVIDVGIAFTAGLLILPAMFVAQEAGITITDAAGNLIGDSDIVFQVLPPLFDSMGPAGNFVALAFFTLMTIAALTSSISMLEVPVSMTVERFNVSRPVAALVIGGSIFAISCLLIFNFGTLFGFVIDLTTKYSQPLLGVVICLYCGWIFKRHALLKELQEGQEDIAQTLFWKIWPLYVKIICPLLILAAFWLSLG
- a CDS encoding nuclear transport factor 2 family protein — encoded protein: MRGFILTLALLFALPTFADDKQALQQLLDQFLAGAHLKTQHQRFWTDDLIYTSSSGTRFGKADILAGFKDDTPAEAPDSVYRGEDVDIRLLGDVAVVAFTLVGVTGDSEQRYFNTGTFIKRDGEWRAMAWQATKAQAKDVAGK
- a CDS encoding ExbD/TolR family protein → MHKKPFANASDQSDIDLTPMLDVVFILLIFFIVTASFVKEQVLDVSLPESITEDKSTVQQPIVVKVDASNRIWLEERQVDARALRANFERLHAEDPKAPVVVRADLKSNAATYVAVADAARQASIVQVQLLPVSESI
- a CDS encoding alpha/beta fold hydrolase; this translates as MPQRVYAIPGTQCDERLWNPLTSHLPELEWIHLPISTADGMDRLVQDLLQQLPPEPVALLGFSLGAYLAAGMACAAPARIERLFLCSNTPCALPDEELQQREQLLQWVRRNGYQGISDRKIRTMLSPINHHRMDVFATIKAMDANLGAASLVQQLSATSRRQDLLTPLSQLAIPIHFCAGRDDALVSVSWLSAWEALGKLPCCWVEKAGHMLPLEAPEALSGAIRRWLDCSPENVSLTD
- the smpB gene encoding SsrA-binding protein SmpB → MAKAKKKTADNTIAQNKKARFDYALGEKFEAGIELQGWEVKSLRAGKVQLVDSFVQFHRGEAWLMGALISPIQSVSTHYVAEPNRKRKLLLHRRELARLQQGVEQKGYTVVCTALYWKNHLVKAAVALAKGKAEHDKRQTEKDRDWGREKQRIVRDHNR
- the yfbR gene encoding 5'-deoxynucleotidase gives rise to the protein MISHFFAYISKLRWISRWGLKRNAIAENVMEHSWEVATIAHALGVIRNREYAGQVDVYRLATLALYHDCSEVITGDMPSPIKYHSPAIKDAYKAIEASAERELVALLPVNLQQDFAAVMLHERMSDAEQQLVKAADTLSAYLKCQAEIAAGNREFTGAAEDIARRLKKLALPEVNYFLRVFAPSYQLTLDELLATET